In Paenibacillus sp. G2S3, a single window of DNA contains:
- a CDS encoding protein-glutamate O-methyltransferase CheR has translation MKAIEHGYEEQPVMVGSDELEQIEIELLLDGVHRLYGYDFRNYALPSLKRRIWHHVHAENVHSISALQEKVLHDRACFERFVYSLSIPVTEMFRDPGLFLTFRQKVVPLLRTYPYIRIWHAGCSTGEEVYSMAILLHEEGLYDKARIYATDMNERSLQQAKEGVYDISRMKQYTKNYLEAGGTRAFSEYYTAKYNSVILQPYLRKNIIFAEHNLATDTSFNEFNVIFCRNVMIYFNDELRDHVHGLFHESLSRFGILVLGSKESIHFTKYSDCYESLDRVEKIYRNIK, from the coding sequence ATGAAAGCAATAGAACACGGATACGAGGAGCAGCCCGTTATGGTAGGAAGTGACGAGTTGGAGCAAATTGAGATTGAGCTGCTCCTTGATGGAGTACACCGTTTATATGGCTATGATTTCCGGAATTACGCGTTGCCTTCTTTGAAACGACGCATCTGGCATCATGTGCATGCGGAGAATGTACACAGCATATCCGCGCTGCAAGAAAAGGTGCTGCATGATCGCGCCTGTTTTGAACGGTTTGTCTACAGTCTCTCTATTCCTGTTACTGAAATGTTCAGGGATCCAGGATTATTTCTAACTTTTCGCCAGAAGGTAGTTCCTTTGTTAAGAACTTATCCCTATATTCGTATCTGGCATGCCGGATGCTCCACTGGGGAAGAAGTATATTCTATGGCCATCCTGCTACACGAAGAAGGGCTTTATGATAAGGCTCGAATTTACGCCACAGATATGAATGAGCGTTCTTTACAACAGGCTAAGGAAGGCGTTTATGATATTAGCAGAATGAAGCAGTATACTAAGAATTATTTGGAGGCAGGAGGTACTCGGGCATTCTCCGAATACTATACTGCGAAGTATAACTCGGTTATTCTGCAGCCTTATTTACGCAAAAATATCATTTTTGCTGAGCATAACTTAGCTACTGATACTTCTTTTAATGAATTTAATGTGATTTTCTGCCGAAATGTAATGATCTATTTCAATGATGAGCTTCGTGATCATGTTCACGGCTTGTTTCATGAAAGTTTAAGTCGTTTTGGGATACTTGTTCTCGGTTCTAAAGAATCCATACACTTTACGAAGTACAGTGATTGTTATGAATCTTTAGATAGAGTAGAAAAAATATACCGTAACATAAAATAA